The Streptomyces laurentii genome contains a region encoding:
- a CDS encoding hydrolase (HAD-hyrolase-like; pfam13242;~Predicted phosphatases [General function prediction only]; COG0546;~hydrolase [Streptomyces cattleya NRRL 8057 = DSM46488];~identified by MetaGeneAnnotator; putative), which translates to MTTLESTPAAPTVGFDLDMTLIDSRPGIKAIYLAIAAETGVPIDADLVVSRLGPPLEQEMANWFPAERVPEMVDRYRALYPEHAIEASLALPGAKDAIQAVREAGGRTIVVTAKNAPHARLHLTHLGIEADEVVGGLWAEGKAEALRAHGAQVYVGDHTGDVRGAATAGALSVAVTTGPCAAEELQAAGAHVVLSDLTDFRPWWEDYRG; encoded by the coding sequence ATGACCACCCTGGAGAGCACACCCGCCGCACCCACCGTCGGCTTCGACCTCGACATGACGCTCATCGACTCCCGTCCCGGCATCAAGGCGATCTACCTCGCCATCGCCGCCGAGACCGGCGTCCCGATCGACGCCGACCTGGTGGTTTCCCGGCTCGGGCCGCCGCTGGAGCAGGAGATGGCCAACTGGTTCCCGGCCGAGCGGGTGCCGGAGATGGTGGACCGTTACCGCGCGCTCTACCCGGAGCACGCCATCGAGGCGAGCCTCGCGCTGCCCGGCGCGAAGGATGCGATTCAAGCCGTTCGCGAGGCGGGCGGCCGGACGATAGTCGTCACCGCCAAGAACGCGCCCCACGCGCGTCTGCACCTGACCCACCTCGGCATCGAGGCGGACGAGGTCGTCGGCGGGCTGTGGGCCGAGGGCAAGGCGGAGGCCCTGCGCGCGCACGGCGCCCAGGTGTACGTGGGCGACCACACCGGCGACGTGCGCGGCGCGGCGACCGCCGGCGCGCTGTCGGTCGCGGTGACCACCGGACCGTGCGCCGCCGAGGAACTGCAGGCCGCCGGCGCGCATGTCGTGCTCAGTGACCTGACGGACTTCCGTCCCTGGTGGGAGGACTACCGGGGCTGA
- a CDS encoding lipoprotein (Putative lipoprotein [Streptomyces fulvissimus DSM40593];~UniProt-pubmed:11572948; UniProt-pubmed:20624727; UniProt-pubmed:21463507; UniProt-pubmed:18375553; UniProt-pubmed:12000953; UniProt-pubmed:20064060; UniProt-pubmed:21551298;~identified by MetaGeneAnnotator; putative) translates to MTVAFLTPKRRRAAVALGAVSAGLLLLSACEKPTPLATVTVGSSSVNTEAACYNDGKPLPDKDIPGCLNKKPTQSISVDPAMDQIRFGVDPKIAELGWTIFLGGRNAEPEPFKGTYRTIPASAFFSSQMGPAPEKTQVTIVANSGKNVAGIWHFELKKKS, encoded by the coding sequence ATGACCGTTGCGTTCCTCACCCCCAAGCGCCGCCGAGCCGCCGTGGCCCTCGGGGCCGTCTCCGCGGGGCTCCTCCTCCTGTCCGCCTGCGAAAAGCCGACCCCGCTCGCGACCGTGACGGTCGGGTCCTCGTCGGTGAACACCGAGGCTGCCTGCTACAACGACGGCAAGCCACTCCCGGACAAGGACATCCCGGGCTGCCTCAACAAGAAGCCGACCCAGTCCATCTCCGTGGACCCCGCCATGGACCAGATCCGCTTCGGCGTGGACCCGAAGATCGCCGAGCTCGGCTGGACGATCTTCCTCGGGGGCCGCAACGCGGAGCCGGAGCCCTTCAAGGGCACCTACCGGACCATCCCGGCCAGCGCCTTCTTCTCCAGCCAGATGGGCCCCGCCCCGGAGAAGACCCAGGTCACCATCGTCGCGAACTCCGGCAAGAACGTGGCCGGGATCTGGCACTTCGAGCTCAAGAAGAAGTCCTGA
- a CDS encoding NADPH:quinone reductase (Medium chain reductase/dehydrogenase (MDR)/zinc-dependent alcohol dehydrogenase-like family; cl16912;~NAD(P) binding site [chemical binding];~NADPH:quinone reductase [Streptomyces davawensis JCM4913];~NADPH:quinone reductase and related Zn-dependent oxidoreductases [Energyproduction and conversion / General function prediction only]; COG0604;~identified by MetaGeneAnnotator; putative) — protein MRAIELGEYGGPEVLKAVDVDVPEPAAGQVSIDVAYAGVNFADLKARAEGYRVDALPARLGLEVSGRVRALGAGVTGLAVGQEVAALTSGGGYAEVAVADAATVFPVPVGLGLRTAATLPTVLPTAQALVHAVGRLQPGETVLVHGAAGGIGTVVGRLAKAAGAGAVYGTVSSSAKAAYAREHGYDELFTGDFARDPGALEKAVRAATGGRGVDLVLDPVGGPLFEAGLASLAVFGRLVSFGNASSAAPWQVGQPELYPTGISVSGFSILTLSQTAPDALRALAEAAFAKVVDGTVVLPVTAEFPLADAAEAHRLLGSRTSTGKLLLKVA, from the coding sequence GTGCGCGCGATCGAGCTGGGGGAGTACGGCGGCCCGGAGGTCCTGAAGGCGGTGGACGTCGACGTTCCCGAGCCCGCCGCCGGGCAGGTGAGCATCGACGTGGCATATGCGGGGGTGAACTTCGCCGACCTCAAGGCCCGCGCCGAGGGCTACCGCGTCGACGCGCTGCCCGCCCGCCTCGGCCTGGAGGTCTCCGGCCGGGTCCGCGCCCTCGGCGCGGGCGTCACCGGCCTCGCCGTCGGCCAGGAGGTGGCGGCCCTGACCAGCGGCGGGGGGTACGCGGAAGTGGCCGTCGCCGACGCGGCGACCGTCTTCCCGGTCCCGGTCGGCCTCGGCCTGCGGACCGCCGCGACCCTGCCCACCGTGCTGCCCACCGCCCAGGCCCTGGTCCACGCGGTCGGCCGGCTGCAGCCCGGCGAGACCGTCCTCGTGCACGGCGCCGCGGGCGGCATCGGCACGGTCGTCGGCCGGCTCGCGAAGGCGGCGGGCGCGGGCGCGGTGTACGGGACGGTGTCCTCGTCCGCCAAGGCCGCCTACGCGCGCGAACACGGCTACGACGAGCTGTTCACCGGCGACTTCGCGCGCGACCCGGGCGCCCTGGAGAAGGCGGTCCGCGCGGCGACCGGCGGACGCGGCGTGGACCTGGTCCTGGACCCGGTCGGCGGCCCGCTGTTCGAGGCCGGGCTCGCCTCCCTCGCGGTCTTCGGCCGCCTGGTCTCCTTCGGCAACGCGAGCTCCGCCGCACCCTGGCAGGTCGGCCAGCCCGAGCTCTACCCGACCGGCATCTCCGTCTCCGGCTTCTCGATCCTCACCCTTTCCCAGACCGCGCCGGACGCCCTGCGCGCCCTCGCCGAAGCGGCCTTCGCCAAGGTCGTGGACGGTACGGTCGTCCTCCCCGTCACCGCCGAGTTCCCGCTCGCGGACGCGGCTGAGGCCCACCGCCTGCTGGGCTCCCGCACCAGCACGGGCAAGCTCCTCCTGAAGGTGGCATAG
- a CDS encoding ABC-type Fe3+-siderophore transport system, permease 2 component (ABC-ATPase subunit interface;~ABC-type Fe3+-siderophore transport system, permease 2 component [Streptomyces venezuelae ATCC10712];~ABC-type enterobactin transport system, permease component [Inorganicion transportand metabolism]; COG4779;~Transmembrane subunit (TM), of Periplasmic Binding Protein (PBP)-dependent ATP-Binding Cassette (ABC) transporters involved in the uptake of siderophores, heme, vitamin B12, or the divalent cations Mg2+ and Zn2+. PBP-dependent ABC transporters consist of...; cd06550;~dimer interface [polypeptide binding];~identified by MetaGeneAnnotator; putative;~putative PBP binding regions), with protein MTATERAGVRVRPYGYALVRAGRVSFLLHRRSVLVVAGLLLLLAAASVAYLCVGERFTAPADVLRVLLTDERLPARFAVEELRLPRLVTGLMAGAAFGVAGALVQTVARNPLASPDVIGISQGAGAVTVAAMTFGLVSYDLIPYVSIAGGLLAAALVYVFAWRGGLHATRFVLIGIGFAIALRSLIHLFMTKGDYLVAQQAQIWMTGSLNGRGWDEAAPLRWTLLALLPALAWAARAQRTVSLDDDTATALGVRLGRVRLGLVAVGVTLASVATGVAGPVDFVALLAPQIARRVTRTAQIPLFASAVLGALIVVLADLLGRRLLSPTELPVGVLTAAVGAPYLIWLIVRGRGVGGRS; from the coding sequence GTGACCGCCACCGAACGGGCCGGGGTCCGGGTTCGCCCCTACGGGTACGCGCTGGTGCGCGCCGGCCGCGTCTCCTTCCTCCTCCACCGCCGCTCCGTCCTCGTCGTGGCGGGCCTGCTGCTCCTGCTGGCCGCCGCCTCGGTCGCGTACCTCTGCGTCGGCGAACGGTTCACCGCCCCCGCCGACGTGCTGCGGGTGCTGCTGACCGACGAACGGCTCCCCGCCCGCTTCGCCGTCGAGGAGCTGCGGCTGCCGCGGCTCGTGACCGGGCTGATGGCGGGCGCCGCGTTCGGGGTCGCGGGCGCACTCGTCCAGACCGTCGCCCGCAACCCGCTCGCCAGCCCCGACGTCATCGGCATCAGCCAGGGCGCGGGCGCGGTGACGGTCGCCGCGATGACCTTCGGGCTCGTGTCGTACGACCTGATCCCGTACGTGTCCATCGCGGGCGGGCTGCTCGCCGCCGCGCTCGTCTACGTGTTCGCGTGGCGCGGCGGGCTGCACGCCACCCGCTTCGTGCTCATCGGCATCGGCTTCGCGATCGCGCTGCGCTCGCTGATCCACCTGTTCATGACGAAGGGCGACTACCTCGTCGCCCAGCAGGCCCAGATCTGGATGACCGGCTCCCTCAACGGGCGCGGCTGGGACGAGGCGGCGCCGCTGCGCTGGACGCTGCTCGCGCTGCTCCCGGCCCTCGCGTGGGCGGCGCGGGCGCAGCGGACGGTGTCGCTGGACGACGACACGGCGACCGCGCTGGGCGTACGGCTCGGCCGGGTCCGGCTCGGGCTCGTGGCCGTCGGCGTGACGCTCGCGTCCGTCGCGACGGGAGTGGCCGGACCGGTCGACTTCGTGGCGCTCCTCGCCCCGCAGATCGCCCGCCGCGTCACCCGTACCGCGCAGATCCCGCTGTTCGCGTCGGCGGTGCTCGGCGCGCTGATCGTGGTCCTCGCCGACCTGCTGGGCCGGCGTCTGTTGTCCCCCACCGAACTGCCGGTGGGTGTTCTGACGGCGGCGGTCGGCGCCCCGTACCTGATCTGGCTGATCGTGCGCGGCCGTGGAGTGGGAGGCAGGTCATGA
- a CDS encoding integral membrane protein (identified by MetaGeneAnnotator; putative;~integral membrane protein [Streptomyces venezuelae ATCC10712]), with translation MRSETPSAPAPAPADDSAAGDGLIRAGVIVFIVGAVATLVTVAPLLLGTDPFPTIAYLVSMLMGVGFLVAAAGVLRSVAVQRRRARAVQTAAAQPR, from the coding sequence ATGCGTAGTGAAACCCCCTCGGCCCCGGCTCCGGCCCCGGCGGACGACAGTGCCGCCGGCGACGGTCTGATCCGCGCCGGTGTGATCGTCTTCATCGTGGGCGCGGTCGCGACCCTGGTCACGGTGGCGCCGCTGCTGCTCGGCACCGACCCGTTTCCGACGATCGCGTACCTCGTCTCCATGCTGATGGGCGTCGGTTTCCTGGTGGCCGCGGCCGGCGTGCTGCGCTCGGTCGCCGTGCAGCGCCGCCGGGCGCGGGCCGTCCAGACCGCCGCGGCTCAGCCCCGGTAG
- a CDS encoding menaquinone biosynthetic enzyme (Menaquinone biosynthetic enzyme [Streptomyces albus J1074];~Predicted periplasmic solute-binding protein [General function prediction only];~identified by MetaGeneAnnotator; putative), with amino-acid sequence MNLKIAYSPCPNDTFVFDAWAHGRVPGAPHLDVTFADIDLTNGWAERGDGAYDVLKVSYAVLPWILDEYALLPCGGALGRGCGPLVLAREAHDPAELAGKTVAVPSERSTAYLLFRLWAADMIPGGVGEIVVLPFHEIMPAVRDGKVDAGLVIHEARFTYQDYGLRALADMGEHWERTTGLPIPLGAIVARRSLGEDTLRLLADAARASVRMAWDDPSVSLPYVLENAQEMDPKVVDQHIGLYVNEFTADLGEDGYAAVRGLLTRAAAEGLVPALAPDSLRFP; translated from the coding sequence GTGAACCTGAAGATCGCCTACTCGCCCTGCCCCAACGACACCTTCGTCTTCGACGCCTGGGCGCACGGCCGCGTCCCCGGCGCCCCGCACCTCGACGTCACCTTCGCCGACATCGACCTCACCAACGGGTGGGCGGAGCGCGGCGACGGGGCATATGACGTCCTGAAGGTCTCGTACGCCGTCCTGCCGTGGATCCTCGACGAGTACGCGCTGCTGCCCTGCGGCGGCGCCCTGGGCCGCGGCTGCGGGCCGCTCGTCCTCGCGCGCGAGGCGCACGACCCGGCGGAGCTGGCGGGCAAGACGGTCGCCGTGCCGAGCGAGCGGTCGACCGCGTACCTGCTGTTCCGGCTGTGGGCCGCCGACATGATCCCGGGTGGCGTCGGCGAGATCGTGGTGCTGCCGTTCCACGAGATCATGCCGGCGGTGCGGGACGGCAAGGTGGACGCCGGACTCGTCATCCACGAGGCCCGGTTCACCTATCAGGATTACGGGCTGCGCGCGCTGGCCGACATGGGCGAGCACTGGGAGCGCACCACCGGCCTGCCGATCCCGCTCGGCGCGATCGTGGCCCGGCGCTCGCTGGGCGAGGACACCCTGCGGCTGCTCGCCGACGCGGCGCGGGCTTCGGTCCGGATGGCCTGGGACGACCCGTCCGTCTCCCTGCCGTACGTACTGGAGAACGCGCAGGAGATGGACCCGAAGGTCGTCGATCAGCACATCGGCCTCTACGTCAACGAGTTCACCGCCGACCTGGGCGAGGACGGTTACGCGGCCGTCCGCGGGCTGCTCACGCGCGCGGCGGCCGAGGGCCTCGTCCCGGCGCTCGCCCCGGACTCGCTCCGATTCCCGTAG
- a CDS encoding futalosine nucleosidase (Phosphorylase superfamily; cl00303;~futalosine nucleosidase [Streptomyces lividans TK24];~identified by MetaGeneAnnotator; putative) produces MTAVAAEADSVATGLGHPANSGDLANPGDPARPAGSADTADPAEGAVRLPGGLVVRRHTAPGFTVDILAAGVGPAAAAAATATALAVASGSRSDSASGPGPGSGSGSGSPDALSPDAPASGRPYDLVVSAGIAGGFAPRAPLGSVVVADSVVAADLGAQTPDGYLAVEELGFGRSTHPVAPALAARIARALADGGRPAVVGPVLTVSTVTGTAARAAELAGRHPGAAAEAMEGFGVAEAAAAYGVPVAEIRAVSNAVGPRDRAAWRIGEALAALRDAFRLLGSTVFVDPEGIPQ; encoded by the coding sequence GTGACGGCCGTGGCGGCGGAGGCGGACTCCGTCGCCACGGGCCTCGGCCACCCTGCGAACTCCGGGGATCTCGCGAACCCCGGGGACCCCGCACGCCCCGCCGGCTCCGCTGACACCGCGGATCCGGCCGAGGGCGCCGTCCGGCTGCCCGGTGGCCTGGTGGTACGCCGCCACACCGCCCCCGGATTCACCGTCGACATCCTCGCCGCCGGTGTGGGCCCCGCCGCAGCAGCCGCCGCGACCGCCACGGCTCTCGCCGTCGCCTCCGGCTCCAGGTCTGACTCCGCCTCCGGCCCCGGCCCCGGCTCCGGCTCCGGCTCCGGCTCCCCGGACGCTCTCTCCCCCGACGCGCCCGCCTCAGGCCGCCCGTACGACCTGGTGGTCTCCGCCGGGATCGCCGGCGGTTTCGCGCCGCGCGCGCCCCTCGGGAGTGTCGTCGTCGCGGACAGCGTCGTCGCGGCCGATCTGGGCGCCCAGACGCCCGACGGCTATCTCGCCGTCGAGGAACTCGGTTTCGGACGGTCCACGCACCCCGTCGCGCCCGCGCTCGCCGCCCGGATCGCCCGCGCCCTCGCGGACGGCGGCCGGCCGGCCGTCGTCGGCCCGGTGCTCACCGTCTCGACCGTCACCGGCACCGCCGCACGCGCCGCCGAGCTGGCGGGACGTCATCCGGGCGCCGCGGCCGAGGCCATGGAGGGCTTCGGGGTGGCGGAGGCCGCCGCCGCGTACGGCGTGCCCGTCGCCGAGATCCGCGCGGTGTCCAACGCCGTCGGCCCCCGCGACCGCGCCGCCTGGCGGATCGGCGAGGCCCTGGCCGCGCTGCGCGACGCCTTCCGGCTGCTCGGCAGCACCGTGTTCGTGGACCCCGAGGGAATCCCGCAGTGA
- a CDS encoding cold-shock DNA-binding domain-containing protein (Cold-Shock Protein (CSP) contains an S1-like cold-shock domain (CSD) that is foundin eukaryotes, prokaryotes, and archaea. CSP's include the major cold-shock proteins CspA and CspB in bacteria and the eukaryotic gene regulatory factor Y-box...; cd04458;~DNA-binding site [nucleotide binding];~KEGG: pca:Pcar_2370 cold shock proteins; PFAM: Cold-shock protein DNA-binding; SMART: Cold shock protein;~RNA-binding motif;~cold-shock DNA-binding domain-containing protein [Bacillus selenitireducens MLS10];~identified by MetaGeneAnnotator; putative) — MPTGKVKWFNSEKGFGFLSRDDGGDVFVHSSVLPAGVDALKPGQRVEFGVVAGQRGDQALSVVVLDPAPSVAAAQRRKPDELASIVQDLTTLLENITPMLERGRYPDKAHGKKIAGLLRAVADQLDV, encoded by the coding sequence GTGCCTACCGGCAAGGTCAAATGGTTCAACAGCGAGAAGGGCTTCGGCTTTCTCTCCCGTGACGACGGCGGCGACGTCTTCGTGCACTCGTCGGTGCTCCCCGCCGGAGTCGACGCCCTGAAGCCGGGCCAGCGGGTGGAATTCGGTGTCGTCGCGGGGCAGCGCGGTGACCAGGCGCTCTCCGTGGTCGTCCTCGACCCGGCCCCGTCCGTCGCCGCGGCGCAGCGCCGTAAGCCCGACGAACTGGCGTCCATCGTCCAGGACCTGACCACGCTCCTGGAGAACATCACGCCGATGCTGGAGCGGGGCCGCTACCCCGACAAGGCGCACGGCAAGAAGATCGCCGGACTGCTGCGGGCGGTCGCCGACCAGCTCGACGTGTGA
- a CDS encoding iron ABC transporter (ABC-ATPase subunit interface;~Transmembrane subunit (TM), of Periplasmic Binding Protein (PBP)-dependent ATP-Binding Cassette (ABC) transporters involved in the uptake of siderophores, heme, vitamin B12, or the divalent cations Mg2+ and Zn2+. PBP-dependent ABC transporters consist of...; cd06550;~dimer interface [polypeptide binding];~identified by MetaGeneAnnotator; putative;~iron ABC transporter [Streptomyces griseus subsp. griseus NBRC13350];~iron-hydroxamate transporter permease subunit; Provisional;~putative PBP binding regions), translated as MPAMPATSTPAPPAPPPVIRTRRAPRRVLATTAAVVALLLAVVLSLAVGARAIAPSTVFDALTHGGGAALSPDAEVVRQLRLPRTLIGLMVGAALALAGTALQGITRNPIADPGILGISQGASVGVVLAIAFAGVHTLTGYVWFAFAGAALASVAVYAIAAAGRGGATPVKLALGGAAVNALLLSVTTGVLTTKASALDEFRFWQIGSLDGRDAQIVGQVWPFLLIGAVLVMSVARGLDALALGEDVARGLGQRVATVRIVGGLGATVLTGAGVAAAGPIAFVGLAVPHIARAVVGSDHRWVLPMAALIGPVMLLVSDVVGRVLFPPGEVPAGVMTALIGVPFLVTLVRRKAVPA; from the coding sequence GTGCCCGCCATGCCCGCCACCTCCACCCCCGCCCCGCCCGCCCCGCCGCCCGTCATACGCACCCGGCGCGCGCCGCGGCGCGTCCTCGCGACCACGGCGGCGGTCGTCGCCCTGCTGCTCGCGGTCGTCCTCAGTCTCGCGGTGGGCGCCCGCGCCATCGCGCCCTCGACCGTGTTCGACGCCCTGACCCACGGCGGCGGTGCCGCGCTGAGCCCGGACGCCGAGGTCGTACGGCAGCTGCGGCTGCCCCGTACGCTCATCGGCCTGATGGTCGGCGCGGCCCTCGCGCTCGCCGGCACCGCGCTCCAGGGCATCACCCGCAACCCGATCGCCGACCCCGGCATCCTCGGCATCAGCCAGGGCGCGTCGGTCGGCGTCGTGCTCGCGATCGCCTTCGCCGGGGTGCACACCCTGACGGGGTACGTGTGGTTCGCCTTCGCGGGCGCCGCGCTCGCCTCCGTCGCCGTCTACGCCATCGCGGCCGCCGGGCGCGGCGGCGCCACGCCGGTGAAACTGGCGCTCGGCGGGGCGGCCGTCAACGCGCTCCTCCTTTCGGTGACGACCGGCGTCCTGACGACGAAGGCGTCCGCGCTGGACGAGTTCCGGTTCTGGCAGATCGGCTCGCTGGACGGCCGGGACGCCCAGATCGTCGGCCAGGTCTGGCCGTTCCTGCTGATCGGCGCGGTCCTGGTGATGTCGGTGGCGCGCGGGCTCGACGCGCTCGCGCTCGGCGAGGATGTCGCCCGCGGCCTCGGGCAGCGGGTCGCGACGGTGCGGATCGTGGGCGGGCTCGGCGCGACCGTGCTGACCGGCGCGGGGGTCGCGGCGGCCGGACCGATCGCGTTCGTCGGGCTCGCCGTCCCGCACATCGCGCGCGCGGTCGTCGGCTCCGACCACCGCTGGGTGCTGCCGATGGCGGCGCTCATCGGCCCGGTGATGCTGCTGGTGTCGGACGTCGTCGGCCGGGTCCTGTTCCCGCCGGGCGAGGTGCCGGCCGGCGTGATGACGGCGCTGATCGGCGTGCCGTTCCTGGTGACGCTGGTGCGGCGCAAGGCGGTGCCCGCGTGA
- a CDS encoding ABC transporter-like protein (ABC transporter signature motif;~ABC transporter-like protein [Streptomyces sp. SirexAA- E];~ABC-type cobalamin/Fe3+-siderophores transport systems,ATPase components [Inorganicion transport and metabolism / Coenzyme metabolism]; COG1120;~ATP binding site [chemical binding];~ATP-binding component of iron-siderophores, vitamin B12 and hemin transporters and related proteins; cd03214;~D-loop;~H-loop/switch region;~KEGG: sgr:SGR_3181 putative iron-siderophore ABC transporter ATP-binding protein; PFAM: ABC transporter related; SMART: AAA ATPase;~Q-loop/lid;~Walker A/P-loop;~Walker B;~identified by MetaGeneAnnotator; putative): MSVSTAGTAETGTTSRLAARGLTLAYEERTVVEELDLAIPDGRVTVIVGPNACGKSTTLRALGRLLRPQGGAVLLDGEELAKLPTKRIARSIGLLPQTPVAPEAITVADLVARGRQPHQAWWKQWSEEDERAVVDAMERTDVTALADRSVDELSGGQRQRVWIAMALAQETDLLLLDEPTTYLDISHQVEVLDLVRRLNRVRGRTVVVVLHDLNQAARYADHLVAMKAGHVVAEGTPSEVVTAELVREVFGLESVVVPDPVTGSPLVVPGAPWAAEDEGEA; the protein is encoded by the coding sequence ATGAGCGTGTCGACGGCGGGGACCGCGGAGACGGGGACGACGAGCAGGCTGGCGGCACGCGGGCTGACGCTCGCGTACGAGGAGCGCACGGTCGTCGAGGAGCTGGACCTGGCGATACCCGACGGCCGGGTGACGGTGATCGTCGGCCCGAACGCGTGCGGCAAGTCGACCACCCTGCGCGCGCTGGGCCGGCTGCTCCGGCCGCAGGGCGGGGCCGTCCTCCTCGACGGGGAGGAACTGGCGAAGCTCCCGACGAAGCGGATCGCCCGGTCCATCGGTCTGCTGCCGCAGACCCCGGTCGCGCCGGAGGCGATCACCGTCGCCGACCTGGTGGCGCGCGGCCGGCAGCCGCACCAGGCGTGGTGGAAGCAGTGGTCGGAGGAGGACGAGCGGGCCGTCGTCGACGCGATGGAGCGCACGGACGTGACCGCCCTCGCCGACCGCTCGGTGGACGAACTGTCCGGCGGCCAGCGCCAGCGGGTGTGGATCGCGATGGCCCTCGCCCAGGAGACCGACCTGCTCCTTCTTGACGAGCCCACCACCTACCTGGACATCAGCCACCAGGTCGAGGTCCTGGACCTGGTCCGCCGCCTCAACCGCGTCCGGGGCCGCACGGTGGTCGTGGTCCTGCACGACCTCAACCAGGCCGCCCGGTACGCCGACCACCTGGTCGCCATGAAGGCGGGCCACGTCGTCGCGGAGGGCACGCCGTCCGAGGTCGTCACGGCGGAGCTGGTACGGGAGGTCTTCGGCCTGGAATCGGTCGTCGTCCCGGACCCGGTGACTGGCTCGCCGCTGGTGGTCCCGGGCGCGCCGTGGGCAGCGGAGGACGAGGGCGAGGCCTGA
- a CDS encoding arsR family transcriptional regulator (ArsR family transcriptional regulator [Amycolatopsis mediterranei U32];~Helix-turn-helix domains; cl00088;~identified by MetaGeneAnnotator; putative): MTTSSHRAAPEHTHPDDVPLLTALAALADPVRLTLVRALADSEEWTRTCGSFDVPVGKAALSHHFGVLRAAGLVEQRDQGARRVNRLRRAEFEARFPGLLPLVLRDEDPSAPQA; this comes from the coding sequence GTGACGACGAGCAGTCACCGGGCCGCGCCCGAGCACACCCACCCCGACGACGTCCCGCTCCTCACCGCCCTCGCGGCGCTCGCCGACCCCGTACGGCTCACCCTCGTGCGCGCGCTCGCGGACTCGGAGGAGTGGACGCGGACCTGCGGCAGCTTCGACGTACCCGTCGGCAAGGCGGCACTCAGCCACCACTTCGGGGTGCTGCGCGCGGCGGGGCTCGTCGAACAGCGCGACCAGGGGGCCCGGCGGGTCAACCGGCTGCGACGCGCCGAGTTCGAGGCCCGGTTCCCGGGCCTGCTGCCCCTGGTCCTGCGCGACGAGGACCCCTCGGCTCCTCAGGCGTAG